The following are encoded together in the Flavobacterium sp. TR2 genome:
- a CDS encoding acyl-CoA thioesterase codes for MASFTKEISFRWSDLDPNFHVRHSAYYDFGAQHRIEILEELGLTLKVMQTQGFGPVLFREECVFRKELKLSDKIFIHTKTSKMKADASRWSIIHEFRREDDTLCATITVDGAWMDTKLRKLASPTPEIAIQALSIFPKSDDFVGL; via the coding sequence ATGGCTTCATTTACAAAAGAAATATCTTTCCGCTGGTCAGATCTTGACCCAAATTTTCACGTTCGCCACAGTGCTTATTACGATTTTGGCGCGCAACACCGTATCGAAATCTTAGAAGAATTAGGATTAACATTGAAAGTAATGCAGACACAAGGTTTTGGCCCTGTTTTGTTTAGAGAAGAATGTGTCTTCAGAAAAGAATTAAAGCTTTCAGACAAAATATTCATTCATACCAAAACATCAAAAATGAAAGCCGATGCTTCACGCTGGTCAATCATTCATGAGTTTAGAAGAGAAGATGATACGCTTTGTGCGACAATCACTGTTGATGGCGCTTGGATGGATACCAAACTGCGCAAACTAGCTTCTCCAACACCAGAAATTGCAATTCAAGCTTTGAGCATTTTCCCTAAAAGTGATGATTTTGTTGGGTTATAA
- a CDS encoding SRPBCC family protein: MTSDILSTTPDSEIVTIRVLNFPQELVFKAWSQPEHLKNWWGPKGFTNTFYEFDFREGGRWKFTMHGPERGNFENECEFIKIDSPNLIAWKRHSKPLFQILATFETVAENQTKVVFKMLFETEAECQKLKPYVVDKNEENFDKLEVELEKMAL, translated from the coding sequence ATGACCTCAGATATTCTTTCCACAACACCCGATTCAGAAATTGTCACGATACGAGTTTTGAATTTCCCGCAGGAACTTGTTTTTAAAGCATGGAGCCAGCCTGAACATTTAAAGAATTGGTGGGGACCAAAAGGTTTTACCAACACTTTTTACGAATTTGATTTTCGCGAAGGCGGAAGATGGAAATTTACAATGCATGGCCCTGAAAGAGGCAATTTTGAAAACGAATGCGAATTTATCAAAATAGACAGCCCCAATCTTATTGCATGGAAACGACATTCGAAACCACTTTTTCAGATTCTAGCAACATTTGAAACTGTTGCTGAAAACCAGACAAAAGTTGTTTTTAAAATGCTTTTTGAAACGGAAGCAGAATGCCAAAAACTGAAACCTTATGTAGTCGATAAAAATGAAGAAAACTTCGATAAACTGGAAGTTGAATTAGAGAAAATGGCACTGTAA
- a CDS encoding NUDIX hydrolase, with protein sequence MIEIDKIALIKIENGQILSTRSKGKNKYYIPGGKREHNETDEQTLVREIQEELNVEIIPKSIEYLGTFKAQSDGAADGIIVKMTCYKADYEGTPQESNEIEEIKWLNYKDLEIISEVDKIIFKHLNENGLLV encoded by the coding sequence ATGATTGAAATTGATAAAATTGCATTAATTAAAATTGAAAACGGTCAAATTTTAAGCACAAGATCAAAAGGAAAAAATAAATATTACATTCCTGGCGGAAAAAGAGAGCATAACGAGACCGATGAGCAAACTTTAGTTAGAGAAATCCAAGAAGAATTAAATGTAGAAATCATACCAAAATCTATAGAGTATCTCGGAACTTTTAAAGCGCAATCAGATGGGGCAGCTGACGGAATTATTGTAAAGATGACCTGTTATAAAGCTGACTACGAAGGAACTCCACAGGAAAGCAATGAAATTGAAGAAATTAAATGGCTAAATTATAAGGATCTTGAAATAATATCCGAAGTTGACAAAATTATCTTTAAACACCTAAATGAAAACGGATTACTAGTTTAA
- a CDS encoding DUF1203 domain-containing protein yields MKANFKIKPLEHTEFLGLFDLTDSELEKIGAIKMTVDKFPGFPCRISLEDAEIGEEVILLPYSHHKTASPYQASGPIFVRKRIATSTFETNQIPHMLHHRLLSLRGYDQNGIMKEASVTEGNTLEESIIRTFENEKIAYIHIHNARPGCYNCLVERA; encoded by the coding sequence ATGAAAGCAAATTTTAAAATTAAGCCTTTAGAGCATACCGAATTTTTAGGCTTATTCGACTTAACAGATTCAGAACTTGAAAAAATTGGCGCAATTAAAATGACTGTCGATAAGTTTCCTGGTTTTCCGTGCAGAATAAGCTTAGAAGATGCAGAAATTGGCGAAGAAGTCATTCTATTGCCATACAGCCATCATAAAACGGCTTCGCCTTATCAAGCTAGCGGACCAATTTTTGTACGAAAGAGAATCGCTACGTCAACATTCGAAACCAACCAAATTCCGCATATGCTTCATCACAGATTGCTTTCGTTGCGCGGTTACGACCAAAACGGCATAATGAAGGAAGCGTCTGTCACAGAAGGAAATACTCTTGAGGAAAGCATCATTAGAACTTTTGAAAACGAAAAAATAGCGTATATCCATATTCATAATGCAAGACCAGGGTGCTATAATTGTCTAGTCGAAAGAGCATAA
- a CDS encoding alpha/beta fold hydrolase: MKILKLLLLLIPCLSFGQQGNIKALDINLSNYEYPFPVDFIELSSQRQYLKMSYMDIIPGNYNQKNVLLLHGKNFNGAYWETTIKALTKEGYRVIVPDQIGFGKSTKPDNFQYTFQQLAENTKKLLDHLGISKTTVLGHSMGGMLATRFALMYPETTEKLVLENPIGLEDWKLVVPYKPVDWWYESELKQNYESIKQYQMANYYDGKWNANYQKWAELGAGWTTAPDYDLVAWNSALLYDMIFTQPVLYEFKNIKCPTLLIIGTRDKTALGKPLVSEEVRQTMGNYAELGKKTQKEIPNSKLVEIPNTGHLPHIESFDAFIKSLIVFLK; encoded by the coding sequence ATGAAAATCCTGAAACTATTACTGCTATTAATTCCCTGCTTAAGTTTTGGACAACAAGGAAATATAAAAGCGCTAGACATTAATTTAAGCAATTATGAATATCCTTTCCCAGTTGATTTTATAGAACTCAGCAGCCAGCGCCAATATCTCAAAATGAGCTATATGGATATCATTCCCGGCAACTACAATCAGAAAAATGTTCTTTTGCTTCACGGAAAAAACTTTAATGGCGCTTATTGGGAAACCACCATTAAAGCGCTAACAAAAGAAGGTTATCGTGTAATCGTTCCCGATCAGATTGGTTTTGGAAAATCGACAAAACCAGACAATTTTCAATATACTTTTCAGCAATTAGCCGAAAACACTAAAAAACTTCTAGATCATTTAGGAATTAGCAAAACAACTGTTTTAGGCCATTCGATGGGCGGAATGCTCGCCACCCGCTTTGCATTGATGTATCCGGAAACCACAGAAAAATTAGTTTTAGAAAACCCCATTGGTTTAGAAGACTGGAAACTGGTCGTGCCTTACAAACCTGTCGATTGGTGGTACGAATCGGAGTTAAAACAAAATTACGAAAGCATCAAGCAATACCAAATGGCCAATTATTATGACGGAAAATGGAATGCCAATTATCAAAAATGGGCCGAACTTGGCGCAGGATGGACAACAGCGCCAGATTATGATCTTGTTGCTTGGAATTCTGCTCTTTTGTACGATATGATTTTCACGCAGCCTGTTCTGTACGAATTTAAAAATATTAAATGTCCAACGCTATTGATTATCGGAACGAGGGATAAAACGGCTTTGGGAAAACCATTGGTTTCTGAAGAAGTGAGACAAACAATGGGAAATTATGCCGAATTAGGAAAAAAAACACAGAAAGAAATTCCAAATTCAAAACTGGTGGAGATTCCAAATACAGGACATTTGCCACATATAGAATCTTTTGATGCATTTATAAAATCATTAATCGTATTTTTGAAATAA